In Rhizobium sp. WSM4643, the following are encoded in one genomic region:
- a CDS encoding LysR family transcriptional regulator: protein MRLPMLDLDSYLLRAFLTVAEIGTVNGAAVKLNRTQAAVSMQIRKLEELVGVTLFSRSSKGLELTSHGQIMLAYAREMVALSDEVGKRLTGKMIEDRIRLGVVEDFAAGHLIDILSAFRAQNPKVEIDIIVEPNRRLASLFEDRKLDLVVCDITCLARKPTLIWTEYLMWTVRSDFVADTEKPLPIIMFEEECPWTLPTIAALSQRNIKWKTACVASTLVAMATAVRVGIGIAPMMLNTKPEGCRTLDRSADLPGPVRIEIGLYAQSETAEGARYLVDFISRHTAILSS from the coding sequence ATGCGGCTTCCGATGCTTGATCTTGATTCCTATCTGCTTCGTGCATTTCTGACCGTCGCGGAAATCGGCACCGTCAATGGAGCAGCCGTCAAGCTGAACAGAACGCAGGCGGCCGTGAGCATGCAGATCCGCAAGCTGGAGGAGCTTGTCGGCGTTACGCTGTTTTCGCGTTCGTCAAAGGGCCTCGAGCTGACGAGCCATGGGCAGATCATGCTGGCTTATGCCCGCGAAATGGTCGCCCTCAGCGATGAGGTCGGGAAAAGGCTGACAGGCAAGATGATCGAGGACCGCATTCGCCTCGGCGTCGTCGAGGACTTCGCAGCCGGCCACCTGATCGACATTCTTAGTGCCTTCAGAGCCCAGAACCCGAAGGTCGAGATCGACATCATCGTCGAGCCGAATCGTCGCCTCGCCAGCCTGTTTGAAGACAGGAAGCTCGATCTCGTAGTTTGCGACATCACCTGCCTCGCGCGAAAACCGACCCTGATCTGGACCGAATATTTGATGTGGACGGTCAGATCCGACTTTGTGGCGGATACGGAAAAGCCGCTTCCCATCATCATGTTCGAGGAGGAGTGTCCCTGGACGCTTCCGACGATTGCGGCTCTGTCCCAGCGGAACATCAAGTGGAAGACGGCGTGCGTCGCATCGACGCTGGTGGCCATGGCGACCGCGGTTCGCGTCGGTATCGGTATCGCGCCAATGATGCTCAACACGAAACCGGAGGGCTGCCGGACGCTTGACAGATCGGCGGACCTGCCCGGTCCGGTGCGCATCGAGATCGGTCTGTATGCTCAGTCCGAGACGGCCGAAGGCGCGCGCTATCTTGTGGACTTCATTTCGCGGCATACGGCCATATTGTCCAGCTAG